The Musa acuminata AAA Group cultivar baxijiao unplaced genomic scaffold, Cavendish_Baxijiao_AAA HiC_scaffold_858, whole genome shotgun sequence region AATTTGATACCATAGTCCCAATTATTCCTCTTGTTCGATCATTGTCTAAAGCTAAATTTTGTACCGTATCCGGCATCCTATTAGTAAGCCGATTTGGACCGATTTATCAGATTGTGATATTATTAATCGATTTGGCCGGATATGTAGAAATCTTTCTCACTATCATAGTGGATCCTCAAAAAAACAGAGTTTGTATCGAATGAAGTATATACTTCGACTTTCGTGTGCTAGAACTTTGGCCCGTAAACATAAAAGTACAGTACGCAGTTTTTTGCAAAGATTAAGTTCGGGATTATTAGAAGAATTCTTTACGGAAGAAGaacaagttctttctttgatcttccccaaaataacttctttttatttacatggatcatatagagaacgtatttggtatttggatattatccgtatcaatgacctggtaaataatttataataaaattaggcataaaacaatacaatagaaatagaagatataatagaaatgatctatagatatagagatcaagagaaaaaaatattcacgaattctcattctgaaatgctcatgctcattctgaaatgctcatgtaagtagtgtagtggttgaatcaactgagtagtcaaaattcttatactttcttcttttttctcgggatgttttttatatgtatacatagggaaagtcgtgtgcaatgaaaaatgcaagcacggtttggggagggatttttcctctattgtaacaaggaaaaattatctactccatccgactagttccgggttcgagtcccggcaacccatacggaaaatagaaaaataaatctttcttttctacttttctattttaattcacttcatttacaaatttaattcatttcatttacaaattttgatgtatttagtcgtagatatttggtgtatttagtcgtagatagataagatagatatctgtctgttctgttgagattggttgacattgacatataagtcatgctatactgTTAAATAACAAGTCTTCTATTATCTATCTCATTTCTAGTTATAGTTAATACGTGTGCTTGGGAGTCCTTAAAAATTGAATAAACCAAGATCTTACCATGACTGCAATTTTAGAGAGACGCGAAAGTACAAGCCTATGGGGTCGTTTCTGCAACTGGATAACCAGCACTGAAAACCGTCTTTATATTGGGtggttcggtgttttgatgatccctaccttattgaccgcaacttctgtatttattatcgccttcattgctgctcctccagtagatattgatggtattcgtgaacctgtttctggttctctactttatgGAAATAATATTATCTCTGGTGCTATTATTCCTACTTCTGCAGCTATAGGTTTACATTTTTACCCAATCTGGGAAGCAGCATCTGTTGATGAGTGGTTATACAATGGTGGTCCTTATGAGCTAATTGTTCTACACTTCTTACTTGGTGTAGCTTGTTACATGGGTCGTGAGTGGGAACTTAGTTTCCGTCTGGGTATGCGTCCTTGGATTGCTGTTGCATATTCAGCTCCTGTTGCAGCTGCTACTGCTGTTTTTCTTGATCTACCCTATTGGTCAAGGAAGTTTCTCTGATGGTATGCCTTTAGGAATATCTGGTACTTtcaacttcatgattgtattccaggcaGAACACAACATCCTTATGCATCCATTTCACATGTTAGGTGTAGCTGGTGTATTCGGCGGCTCCCTATTCAGTGCTATGCATGGTTCCTTGGTAACCTCTAGTTTGATCAGGGAAACCACTGAAAACGAATCTGCTAACGCAGGTTACAGATTCGGTCAAGAGGAAGAGACTTATAATATCGTAGCTGCTCATGGTTATTTTGGCCGATTGATCTTCCAATATGCTAGTTTCAACAACTCTCGTTCTTTACATTTCTTCTTGGCTGCTTGGCCTGTAATTGGTATCTGGTTCACTTCTTTAGGTATTAGCACCATGGCTTTCAACCTAAATGTTTCAATTTCAACCAATCCGTAGTTGACAGTCAGGGTCGTGTCATTAACACTTGGGCTGATATCATCAACCGTGCTAACCTTGGTATGGAAGTAATGCATGAACGTAATGCTCACAACTTCCCTCTAGACCTAGCTGCTGTCGAAGTTTCATCTACAAATGGATAAGATTTTTGTCTTAGTGTATACGAATCGTTGAAACAAAGTAGCAATACCCCATATCTTGCTTTAGCAAGATATGGGGTATTGCTGCTTTGTTGGATACAATATTGTTTTTTTGCGCACAGCATACATATAAACTAAAAAGATAACATAAATTTAAGAGTTAAGTATAAgataagataagtaaatcaagataagagataagacctgaatgataaacacttgttttactttcagtttttttttcacaaaaaaaagaatttggcttttatttcaatttccattttttttatcttaaatttttattttaatataaaatgaactttcaattaacttaacgacgagatttattatcgtttcttgcatgtctcgcaaaagtaaaagtaggcgcgaattctcccaatttgtgacctaccatacgatctgttatataaataggtaaatgttcctttccattatgaatagcgattgtatggccaatcattgtgggtataatggtagatgcccgagaccaagttactattatttctttctcctccctcatgttgagtttttccattttttccgataaatggttagctacaaaagggtttttttttagcgaacgtgtcatgtcacagtgtattactccttttttttacattttttattttaaagattggcattctatgtccaatatctcgatctagttaagtatggaggtaagaataaatacaataatgatgaatggaaaaaagataaaatcctttagctagaaaagggggcggatgtagccaagtggatcaaggcagtggattgtgaatccaccatgcgcgggttcaattcccgtcgttcgccatcacattttttcaaattcaaaaaattctattttaaatattcctatttacggcgacgaagaataaaactatcactatattttttccttttcctacttcttcttccaagcgcaggataaccccaaggggttgtgggtttttttctaccgattggggctctcccctcaccgcccccatggggatggtctacagggttcataactactcctcttactacaggacgcttacctagccaacacttagatccggctctacccaaacttttttggttcaccccaacattacccacttgtccgactgttgctaagcagtttttggatatcaaacggacctccccagatggtaatcttaatgtggccgatttaccctcttttgcaatcagttcgctacagcacctgctgctctagctaattgtccaccctttccaagtgtgatttctatgttatgtatggccgtgcctaagggcatatcggttgaagtagattcttcttttttatcaataaaaaccccttcccaaactgtacaagcttcttcaaagcatacggctttctagatgtatatgatgatatctagacagatggatcttatataaatcgtatgatgaagtaccacatgagtggatatataggaatccaaatctgctgaatcactcatgttatgatcttctacatcctaggtctccccgttccgtcatctggcttatgttcttcatgtagcattcagaccgaatgactctatgaaattacgtcgatacttccacatattacgggtaacgtaggagacatctctctttttccccggggggatcttaattaccactgcttagctttcaattcgcctctgaccatcaaattaaatgtgaataacccgtcctcctctctttgaaacaaggggcgcttccggttctgtgcgtgcttcaaacaattttgtctttctccatattaccatatctctagagtcaataattttctatgaggaactactgaactcaatcacttgctgccgttactcaacagttttctgttgaggtctatccgtagaggtactcaaattggatcagtgatcgatttctaggtttcgtcgtaaacctaattggttacttccaattacgtaaatcaatagttcaaaccgcactcaaaggtagggcatttcccattgatataggaacttctgtaccagaaacaatggtatctccaattatagcccctctgggatgtaaaatatatctcttctcaccatccccatagtgtatgagacaaatgtatgcatttcgattaggtcgtattctatggttacgattctaccagatatgtctttttcattccgtcgaaaatcgattttacggtataggacgcttatgacctccccctctatgccgtgcggtaatgattcctctggcattacgacctttactacaacgatgctgtccatagatcaaattatttcgtggattggatttcacttgactgtttacggctccattgcgtgtgctcggggtagaagttttgtataaatgtatcgccgtgttattaagtattttgctttaagttcttttctctataagaggtggaatagaataacccggttgaagcgtaatgatcatacgtctgtaatgcattgtatgtcccataataggtcccattcttctaccctttcccgggagtcgatgactattcatagctattacttgacaccaaagaagagttcgacccaatgctttatttctgtcctagttgatcctgattcgacattagaagtatattgattgttccccaataaccgaatacttttttctgtaaatactgcatatttgattccatccataaatccattttcttccctatgagttccagtatcgataagaattctagttcttactgttcatatgttatggtatgaatataacataccaattcgttatgtatggatgatgagattccattgatacagagccaatccaatagacttattgaacgttcccattggtgtgcatccagcaggaattgaacctacgaatttgccaattatgagttgggcgctttaaccattcagccatggatgcttaacagagatcatcgtatatcgtaaataatatcgtaaataagtatatcgtataaataagtatatcgtaaataagtatatcgtataaataagtatatcgtaaatgtataaataagtatatcgtaaataagtatatcgtataaataagtatatcgtaaatgtataaataagtatatcgtaaataagtatatcgtataaataagtatatcgtaaatgtataaataagtatatcgtaaataagtatatcgtataaataagtatatcgtaaatgtataaataagtatatcgtaaataagtatatcgtataaataaccaaattccaattgaaataaaatctttaggagggatttatgagacgacatcaattcaaattctggatcgtcgaattgagagagatattgagagagatcaagttgagagagatcaagaattctcactatttcttagattcgtggatcaaatacatttttttccatcaagaacgctttatgaaactttttgaccccgaatttggagtaccctactttcacgtgattcgcagggttcaacaagcaatcgatattcatgatcaaaggtgtaatcaaaggtgtagtactgcttgtagtagcggtccttatatctcgtattaacaatcgaaagatggtcgaaagaaaaaatctctatttgatggagcttcttcctatacctatgaattccattggacccagaaatgtgaattccattggacccagaaatgagacattggaagaatcttttcggtcttccaatatcaataggttgattgtttcgttcctgtatcttccaaaagggaaaaaagatttctgagagttgtttcatggatccgcaagagagtacttgggttctcccaataaataaaaagtgtatcatgcctgaatctaaccggagttcgcgtggtggaggaaccggatcggaaaaaagagggattctagttgtaagatatctaatgaaaccgtagctggaattaatgaaaccgtagctggaattaagatctcattcaaagagaaagatagcgaatatctggagtttctttttttatcctatacggatgatccgatccgcaaggaccatgattgggaattgtttgatcgtctttctccgaggaagaagcgaaacataatcaacttgaatttgggacagctattcgaaatcttagggaaagacttgatttgcttatctcatgtctgcttttcgtgaaaaaagaccaattgaaggggagggtttcttcaaacaacaaggagctgaggcaactattcaatcaaatgatattgagcatgtttcccatctcttctcgagaaacaagtggggtatttctttgcaaaattgtgttcaatttcatatgtggcaattccgccaagatctcttcgttagttggggaagaatcagcacgaatcggattttttgaggaacgtatcgagagagaatttgatttggttagacaatgtgtggttggtaaacaaggatcggttttttagcaaggtacggaatgtattgtcaaatattcaatatgattccacaagatctattttcgttcaagtaagggattctagccaattgaaaggatcttctgatcaatccatagatcattcgattccattagaaatgaggattcagaatatcccacattgatcgatcaaacagacattcagcaactaaaagaaagatcgattctttgggatccttcctttcttcaaacggaacgaacagagatagaatcagatcgattcccgaaatgcctttttggatcttcctcaatgtcccggctattcacggaacgtgagaagcagatgaataatcatctgcttccggaagaaatcgaagaatttcttgggaatcctacaagatcaattcgttcttttttctctgacagatggtcagaacttcatctgggttcgaatcctattgagaggtccactagagatcagaaatttttgagaaaaaacaagatgtttcttttgtcccttccaggcgattggaaaataaagaaatggttgatatattcaagataattatgtatttacaaaataccgtctcaattcatcctatttcatcagatccggatgtgatatggttccgaaggatgaaccggatatggacagttccaataagatttcattcttgaacaaaaatccattttttgatttatttcatctattccatgaccggaacaaaaggggatacacgttacaccacgattttgaatcagaagagagatttcaagaaatggcagatctattcactctatcaataaccgagccggatctggtgtatcataggggatttgccttttctatgattcctacgggttggatcaaaaaaaattcttgaatgaggtattcaactccagagatgaatcgaaaaagaaatctttattggttctacctcctcttttttatgaagagaatgaatctttttatcgaaggatcagaaaaaaatcggtccggatctactgcgggaatgatttggaagatccaaaactaaaaacagcggtatttgctagcaacaacataatggaggcagtcaatcaatatagattgatccgaaatctgattcaaatccaatatagcacctatgggtacataagaaatgtatctaatcgattctttttaatgaatagatccgatcgcaacttcgaatatggaattcaaagggatcaaataggaaatgatactctgaatcatataactataatgaaatatacgatcaaccaacatttatcgaatttgaaaaagagtcagaagaaatggtttgatcctcttttttctcgaaccgagagatccatgaatcgggatcctgatgtatatagatacaaatggtccaatgagagcaagaatttccaggaacatttggaacatttcgttctgaacagaagaaccgttttcaagtagtgttcgatcggttacgtattaatcaatattcgattgattggtccgaggctatcgacaaacaaaatttgtctaagtcacttcgtttctttttgtccaagtcacttccctttttgtccaagtcacttccctttttgtccaagtcacttccccttttctttgtgagtatcgggaatatcccattcataggtccgagatccacatccgtgaattgaaaggtccgaatgatcaactccgcaatcagttgttagaatcaataggtgttcaaatcgttcattgaataaattgaaaccttcttattggatgatcatgatacttcccaaagaccggaattctttatcaatggaggaacaacattaccatttttgttcaaaaagataccagagtggatgattgactcattctatactagaaataatcgcaggaaatcctttgataacacggattcctatttctcaatgatattccatgatcgagacaattggctgaatcccgtgaaaccatttcatagaagttcattgatatcttctttttataaagcaaatcgacttcgattcttgaatgatccaaatcacttctggttctattgtaacaaaagattccctttttatgtggaaaagacccgtatcaataattatgatcttacatatggacaattcctcactaccttgttcattcgcaacaaaatattttcttcgtgcgtcggtaaaaaaaaacatatttttttggagagagagactatttcaccatcgagtcacaggtatctaacatattcatacctaaagatttccacaaagtggtgacaaaacgtataacttgtacaaatctttccgttttccaattcgatccgagccattcgttcgtagagctatttactcgatcgcagacatttctgcaacacctctaacagagaaacaaagagtcaattttggaagaacttattgtcagcctctttcagatatgaatctatctgattcagaagggaagaacttgcatcggtatctcagtttcaattcaaacatgggtttgattcacactccatgttctgagaaatatttaccatccggaaagaggaaaaaaaaaacggagtctttctctaaagaaatgcgttgagaaacgcagatgtatagaacctttcaacgagatagtgctttttcaaatctctcaaaatggaatctgttccaaacaaaatggaatccgttccaaacatatatgccatggttccttactttgacagagtgcaaatatctaaatttcacccttttagatactttttcagacccattgtcgatactaagtagcagtcacaaatttgtatccatttttcatgatattatgcatggatcagatatatcatggccaattcctcagaagattcttccacaatggactctgataagtgagattttgagtctgataagtgagatttcgagggagtgtttacagaatcttcttctgtccgaagaaatgattcatcgaaataatgagtcacccgttccattgatatggacacatctgagatcaacaaatgctcgggagttggagttcctctattcaatctttcccttcttcttgttgctggatatctcgttcgtatacatcttctctttgtttcccaagcctctagtgagttacagacagagttagaaaagatcaaatctttgatgattccatcatacatgattgagttgcgaaaacttttggatgggtatcctacatctgaactgaattctttctggttaaagaatctctttctagttgttctgaaacaattaggagattctctggaagaaatacggggttttgcttttggtggcaacatgctattggtcgcttgtggggtcaaatcaatacgttctaggaagaaatatttgaatatcaatctcatcgatctcataagtatcatatcaaatcccatcaatctcataagtatcataccaaatcccatcaatcgaatcactttttcgagaaatacgagacatctaagtcgtacaagtaaagagatccattcattgataagaaaaagaaaaaaggtgaacggtgattggattgatgagaaaatagaatcctgggtcgcgaacagtgattcgattgatgatgaagaagagaattcttggttcagttctccaccttaacgacagaaaaaaggattgatcaaattctattgagtctgactcatagtgatcatttatcaaagaatgactctggttatcaaatgattgaacaaccgggatcaatttacttacgatacttagttgacaagtatataatgaattatgagttcaatggatcctgtttagcagaaagacggatattccttgctcattatcagacaattacttattcacaaacctcgtgtggggctaatagttttcatttcccatctcatggaaaacccttttcgctccgcttagccctatccccttctaggagtattttagtgataggttctataggaactggacgatcctatttggtcaaatacctagcgacaaacccctatgttcctttcattacggtatttccgaacaagttcccggatgacaagcctaaagattattttattgatgatatcgattttgatgatagtgatagtgacgatatcgatattgatgatagtgacgatatcgatattgatgatagtgacgatattgatgatgaccttgatacggagctgctaactatgtatatgacgccgaaaatagaccgatttgatatcacctttcaattcgaattagcaaaagcaatgtctccttgcataatatggattccaaacattcatgatctgtatatgaatgagtcgaattacttatccctcggtctattagagaactatctctccagagattgtgaaagatgttccactagaaatattcttgttattgcttcgactcatattccccaaaagtggatcccgctctaatagctccgaataaattaaatacatgcattaagatacgaaggcttcttattccgcaacaacgaaagcactttttcattctttcatatactaggggatttcacttggaaaagaaaatgttccatactaacggattggggtccataaccatgggttccaatgtacgagatcttgtagcacttatcaatgaggccctatcaattagtattacacagaagaaatcaattatagaaactaatacaattagattagctcttcatagacaaacttgggatttgcgatcccaggtaagatcggttcaggatcatggatccttttctatcagataggaagggctgttgcacaaaatgtacttctaagtaattgccccatagatcctatatctatctatatgaagaagagatcagaaggggattcttatttgtacaaatggtacttcgaacttggaacgagcatgaagaaattaacgatacttctttatcttttgagttgttctgccggatcgtcgctcaagatctttggtcttcacccggacctgatgaaaaaaattggatcacttcttatagattcgttgagaatgattctgatctagttcatggcctattagaagtagaaggcgctctggtgg contains the following coding sequences:
- the LOC135664617 gene encoding photosystem II protein D1-like translates to MTAILERRESTSLWGRFCNWITSTENRLYIGWFGVLMIPTLLTATSVFIIAFIAAPPVDIDGIREPVSGSLLYGNNIISGAIIPTSAAIGLHFYPIWEAASVDEWLYNGGPYELIVLHFLLGVACYMGREWELSFRLGMRPWIAVAYSAPVAAATAVFLDLPYWSRKFL